In Desulfofustis limnaeus, the genomic stretch CGGCCCAGACGTCATTACTGGTATTTTCCGGGTCAAGCAGCTCGGTAAACACTTGACTGTCATGGACACTGGCGTCGGTGACCTCATAGCTGCGAATGAACTTGTGACCGACGTCGATACTGACATGGTTCTTGTAGCCAAAGAACGCTTTGCCGTTCTTCTTGGTCCAGCGGGCATCGGTATCTTTTTGCCGGCGTTTCGGTTCGTCCCATGAGGTGATGGGTGTGCCGGCTTTGATATCTTCGTTTTCTTCCCGGCTGTTGCGCTGAGTGGGAACGCGGATAATGGAGGCATCGACAATCTGGCCCTTTTGCGCACGAAAGCCATGCTCACGGAGGAACTGATCGAACTGGGTAAACAGCAGCTCCACCACGCCGGCTTTGGCCAGTTCATCCCGGAAGCGGAAGATGGTGGTGGCATCGGGCACCTTGGAACCTTCACGAATACCAAGGAACCGGGAAAACGAATAGCGATCAAGGATCTGATACTCCATGGCCTCGTCGGAGAGATTGTACAAAGACTGGAGAATCAGGATCTTGAACAGCAGGATTGGGTCGTAGCCCTTGGCACCGGCTGGAGATTTACGCGGTTTCTCAAGTGCACGGTTGATGAGGACACGGAACTGTTCCCAATCAACCACCTTATTGAGTTCGATCAGGGGATCACCGGCTTTATCGATCCGGGAGAGTCGCTTGTGATAATCGAAGAGGCCGAATTGTGTCATGGCGCTATCTCTGAAAAGGGGGAATGAAATGGTGATATCATAACCAACGTGTTGATATTAATATATTTTCAGAGATTTTTCGCTGATTTTTTTGAATAATTTGCCAGATTTTTAGCCCCTATTTTTCAAGGAACCCAAAAATCAAAACGACATCAAAAAATTGAACGATCTAGTCAGCAAATCAACAACAGGTGGAATTAACACTCAAATATTTGGTATCCTTCTTGTTGTATACGGAGCAATTATTCCTGTAGTAGCATGAAAATATATGATATTTCGCTAACCACCGACTCCACTCGGACCCCGCAAACAGCGCGGGTCCGGTGAGCCGGAACGTTGGGCACCAAGAGCATGTATGTATTCAATGGATGGAAATCGCGATGAAAAAAGGGGCAGACAATCAGCTTGAACGGCCAATTTCGTTGAAACAGTTAGCAGAAGAATTGGGTTTTCATACCTCATCAGTTCGAAAAGCAGTTGCTCGTAGAGGTTTCGTACCGTTTACTTTGTCAGAGGGCAAGAACAAGCCCCTTTTCCTAAACCCAGAAGACGCTGAATCATTTAAAAAGCAAATAGAAAATGAACGTAACAATTCCATAATTGCAAACGTCGGTATTTCTCCATCGAGAATCAGTGGGGTATATTTTATTGAAGTTCCAACATACGAAGGGGAAAATAGGATTAAAATCGGATGGAGTGATAATATTTCTGATCGTATTTCCACCTATCGCACAATCGTCCCGGACCTTCATATAAAAGCCTTTTGGCCAACCACCGATGCATGGTGCGAACGAGCTGCACTTAAATGCGCTGAAAGGTTGGGCAAGCGTGTTCATCAGGAACTATTTGAATTTGATGACATTGATGTTGTTCTATCCGAGCTTTCTGATCTATTTTTAAAAATGGGTATCGAGAATAAACATCAACTAATAGACAGCGACGCCCAACCATCGCTTCCAGCCGACGCTCGTACCTCGCGCGGCTGAAGCGCACGTTAAATGCTCTAGGAGTTCAACCCGAGATGGACGAATTGAAACAGAAAATCGCATTGTTCATCGATGCCGATAATGCCCCTGCGAATAAGTTCGAAGATGTTTTGAGCGAGGTAGCCAAATATGGCGTGGTAACCATACGGAAGGCGTATGGGAACTGGAAATCGCCCACGTTAAAGCAATGGGAAGATCTCCTGCACGAATATGCGATCCAGCCAATTCAGCAGTATGATCTCACCAAGGGCAAAAACGCTTCGGATATTGCACTCGTTATTGACGCGATGGATGTGATGTACACCAAGGATATTGATGTGATGTGCTTTGTTTCATCGGACTGTGATTTCACCCCGATGGTCACCCGTGCGCTTGCCGAAGGCAAGGTCGTGCTTGGCTTTGGTGAACGCAAGACCCCGGCTCCATTTGTGAATGCATGTTCAAAGTTTCTGTTTTTGGATCAGGAACCAAAGCAGAACGGAGCGGGACAGACAAAGGCAAAAAACATCAAATCCGACACCAAACTGATAAATTTATTGCGTCAGGCCGTCGAGGCAACGGAGGACGAAAGCGGGTGGGCAGCTCTTGGTCCGGTGGGATCGCATATTTCGAACAAAACCTCTTTTGACACCAGGAACTACGGTTACAAAAATCTGAGCAGCCTCTTCAAGGCCATCGACCTCTTTGAACTCAAGCGCGGACCGGGCAATTCCTATCTGGTCAGGGATGCACGGAAAAATAAATGAGACTGACCACGGTTCGCTCCTGCCGACTCTGCTGCACGTCAGAGTACGTAAAGGCCGTCGTTTTCTGAGGAGACACCATGAAGCCAAGAATCAGCATGATCACTCTGGGCGTCAGAGACCTGGAGCGCTCGATCGAATTCTATGAAAACGGGCTCGGCCTGCCGCGGATGGACGCTCCTCCGGAGGTGGCCTTTTTCACCCTGAACGGCACCTGGTTGTGCCTGTACGGGCGTGACGCCCTGGCCGAAGATGCGTCGGTGAGCGGAGCCGGAACGGGGTTTGCCGGATTCAGCCTGGCGCACAATGTGAGATCTGAGTTGGAGGTAGACCAGGTGATGGCCCAGGCCGCATCAGTTGGCGCCGTAGTGACAAAACCTCCCCGGAAAACCGAGTGGGGCGGCTATGCCGGCTACTTCGCCGACCCCGACGGCTATCTTTGGGAAATCGCGCACAATCCACTATTCTGGGTCGGACCTGCGGATGACCCCGCATGACCCTCTGTCCTTAGGGAGATTCTCACATGAGCACGATTACAAAAGTTGCCCTGGTCACCGGGGCATCACGTGGTATCGGCCGCGCCGTTGCGCTTCGGCTGGCCGATGACGGCTTTATCGTGGTGGTAAGCTTTGCCGGTAATGCCCAAAAAGCCGCCGAGGTGGTAAACGACATCAAACAGGCTGGCGGAACGGCGATTGCGCTTCAAGCCGATGTTGCCAACACTGCCGATGTGGAGCAGCTTTTCCAGCAAGCTCTGAGCACCTTCGGCAGGATTGATGTGGTGGTCAACAGCGCCGGGATCATGTCGCTGTCGCCGATCGCCGCCGGAGACCTTGCCCAGTTTGACCAGATCATTGCGACCAACCTCCGGGGAACGTATATCGTGCTGGCACAGGCGGCACGGCACGTTGCGGACGGGGGACGGATCATCGTGCTGTCAAGCACGGCCATCGCCAAGGCCTTCCCCACCTACGGCGCCTACATTGCCTCCAAGGCGGGTGTCGAAGGTCTGGTCCCCGTGCTGGCCAATGAGCTGCGGGGCCGCAGCATTACCGTAAACGCCGTTGCCCCGGGTCCGGTTGCCACGGAGCTGTTCTTTAACGGCAAGAGCGAAGCGCTGGTCGAGCAGATGAGCAAAGCGCCCCCGTTGGAGCGGCTGGGTCAACCCGAGGATATCGCCAGGGTGGTCTCGTTTCTTGCCGGTCCCGACGGCGGCTGGGTCAACGCCCAGGTCCTGCGCGCCAACGGCGGCTTGGCCTGAGGATCACCTGCACTTGAGGTGATCAGCTCAGCTGGTTCCCGCCCGGGCAGACACGGCTCGATCAGCTTCCCGCCTCGATTCTGGCACGGCCATCAAGGGCCAGCACAGCGGAGCCGTCCTCCAGGAGCCGCACCGGATTCAGGTCGAGTTCCTTGATCTGCGGGAAATCGGCCAGCAGACAGGAGACCCGGACGACCAGGTCGGCATAGGCCTTGCTGTCGGCGGCCTTCTTTCCCCGCATGCCCTGCAGTATCCGGTTGCACTTCAACCTTTCCAGCTTGTGGGTGATCTCGGCGGCGGTTGCCGGACACAGCGCCCGTTCGATGTCGTTGAAGACCTCCACGTAGATCCCGCCGTAGCCGAAAAAGACGATCGGGCCGAACGATTCGTCATGGCTGCCGCCGACAAACAGGTCATACCCCGGCCCGGCCATGGCCGCGATGCGGACACCGTCGAAACGGGCCTGCGCCTGATGGTCCGCAAGATTCTTTCGGATCTCGCCAAAAGCTGCGGCAACCCCGGCATCGCTGCTCAACCCGAGACGCACCCCGCCGACATCGGATTTGTGCAGCGCGTCGGGGGAAACCACTTTCATCGCCACCGGATAGCCGATATCAGTGGCGGCTGCGATCGCACCCTCGACATCGTCAGCCTGCCTCGACCTCACCGTCTTGATGCCGTACAGCTCCAGCAATTCGAGAACCTCCTCCCCACGCACCCCCTGATGCGAACCGATCCAGTCGGCGGCCCGCTCCCGGTCGATGCCGGCTGGTCGGGCAGGCGCCTCGGGAGAACGGTTCTTCCTGGCGTAATACTCCTGCTGCACCTTGAGGGCCCTGATCATCTCCTCCGGGGTGTCAAAGATCGGGATGCTCAGGTTGTTTTTGATCTTGGTGATCGTCTTGGATGGCCCGAAAAGGCAGACGGCCAAAGGCTTTCCGGCGGAACGTATGGCCCCCATGG encodes the following:
- a CDS encoding GIY-YIG nuclease family protein, which gives rise to MKKGADNQLERPISLKQLAEELGFHTSSVRKAVARRGFVPFTLSEGKNKPLFLNPEDAESFKKQIENERNNSIIANVGISPSRISGVYFIEVPTYEGENRIKIGWSDNISDRISTYRTIVPDLHIKAFWPTTDAWCERAALKCAERLGKRVHQELFEFDDIDVVLSELSDLFLKMGIENKHQLIDSDAQPSLPADARTSRG
- a CDS encoding SDR family oxidoreductase, with the protein product MSTITKVALVTGASRGIGRAVALRLADDGFIVVVSFAGNAQKAAEVVNDIKQAGGTAIALQADVANTADVEQLFQQALSTFGRIDVVVNSAGIMSLSPIAAGDLAQFDQIIATNLRGTYIVLAQAARHVADGGRIIVLSSTAIAKAFPTYGAYIASKAGVEGLVPVLANELRGRSITVNAVAPGPVATELFFNGKSEALVEQMSKAPPLERLGQPEDIARVVSFLAGPDGGWVNAQVLRANGGLA
- a CDS encoding NYN domain-containing protein, yielding MDELKQKIALFIDADNAPANKFEDVLSEVAKYGVVTIRKAYGNWKSPTLKQWEDLLHEYAIQPIQQYDLTKGKNASDIALVIDAMDVMYTKDIDVMCFVSSDCDFTPMVTRALAEGKVVLGFGERKTPAPFVNACSKFLFLDQEPKQNGAGQTKAKNIKSDTKLINLLRQAVEATEDESGWAALGPVGSHISNKTSFDTRNYGYKNLSSLFKAIDLFELKRGPGNSYLVRDARKNK
- a CDS encoding VOC family protein produces the protein MKPRISMITLGVRDLERSIEFYENGLGLPRMDAPPEVAFFTLNGTWLCLYGRDALAEDASVSGAGTGFAGFSLAHNVRSELEVDQVMAQAASVGAVVTKPPRKTEWGGYAGYFADPDGYLWEIAHNPLFWVGPADDPA
- a CDS encoding IS5 family transposase, with translation MTQFGLFDYHKRLSRIDKAGDPLIELNKVVDWEQFRVLINRALEKPRKSPAGAKGYDPILLFKILILQSLYNLSDEAMEYQILDRYSFSRFLGIREGSKVPDATTIFRFRDELAKAGVVELLFTQFDQFLREHGFRAQKGQIVDASIIRVPTQRNSREENEDIKAGTPITSWDEPKRRQKDTDARWTKKNGKAFFGYKNHVSIDVGHKFIRSYEVTDASVHDSQVFTELLDPENTSNDVWADSAYRSEESLQELAQQGFQEHLQLKGNRHRKLTDEERQANRTRSKIRSRVEHVFGVMAMRTGSTLMRGIGMVRIRAKIGLRNLAYNVSRFALLATA